A genomic segment from Candidatus Eremiobacteraceae bacterium encodes:
- a CDS encoding arginine deiminase family protein, with protein sequence MPTFTRAIVRPPADTFANGLTSGALGPPDFNKACEQHEAYRHALARAGLRVTELAESRDFPDATFVEDVAVVTGSAAMLTRPGAQSRRGEVDLIRDALSQCGLSVDEISAPATLDGGDVCDADGHFFIGLSERTNADGAEQLARWLSVNGRTSTIIDVRELESLLHFKSGFAYLGDDTIVAGGDLSGHPAFRRYRLVPVVPEEAYASNCIRINDRVLVPAGYPRLAHALGSLGYTLELIDVSEFQKMDGGLSCLSLRF encoded by the coding sequence ATGCCGACGTTCACGCGCGCCATCGTTCGCCCGCCGGCCGACACCTTCGCGAACGGCTTAACCTCGGGAGCCCTTGGCCCACCCGATTTCAACAAAGCATGCGAACAACACGAGGCGTACCGGCACGCGTTGGCGCGCGCCGGTCTGCGCGTCACTGAGCTCGCGGAGTCGAGAGATTTTCCCGACGCGACGTTTGTGGAGGACGTCGCCGTCGTCACGGGATCCGCGGCGATGCTCACGAGGCCGGGCGCCCAAAGCCGACGAGGCGAAGTCGATCTCATTCGGGATGCCCTGTCGCAATGCGGGTTGTCGGTCGATGAAATCTCGGCGCCGGCAACGCTCGACGGCGGCGACGTCTGCGACGCAGACGGACATTTCTTCATCGGACTTTCGGAGCGGACGAACGCCGACGGAGCCGAGCAACTCGCTCGCTGGCTCTCGGTCAACGGCCGCACATCGACGATCATCGACGTCCGCGAGTTAGAGTCGCTGCTGCATTTCAAGAGCGGGTTTGCATATCTCGGCGATGACACCATCGTTGCCGGCGGCGACCTATCGGGCCACCCCGCATTTCGACGATACCGGCTCGTGCCCGTCGTTCCCGAAGAGGCATACGCGTCGAACTGCATTCGCATCAACGACCGAGTGCTCGTGCCCGCGGGGTATCCTAGGCTCGCCCACGCACTCGGTAGCCTCGGTTAC